The following are encoded together in the Populus trichocarpa isolate Nisqually-1 chromosome 5, P.trichocarpa_v4.1, whole genome shotgun sequence genome:
- the LOC18099140 gene encoding pre-rRNA-processing protein esf1, whose amino-acid sequence MGSKKKSKSKNEMIDDPRFASVHTDPRFQRVPKRESKVTIDSRFNRMFTDKNFGTSSAPVDKRGRPKRQKTDSSLRHYYRIEEEDTKDAKKKRKDEVLSSEEEEEEGLKKRKRKEEVLSSEEEDEEEESGSDELEDLETESDDDVGGSEEEETSSSSSSSSDEEEEDMENVEVENVPVIEEGTRRLAVVNMDWRHVRAVDLFVVLRSFLPKGGQILSVSVYPSEFGLQRMKEEEVRGPVGLFDDENEKSDEDDDDNDEIDYDKLRAYEKSRLRYYYAVVECDSVATADYLYKSCDGVEFERSSNVLDLRFIPDSMDFKHPPRDVATEAPLGYEGLDFHTKALQHSNIPVSWDEDEPQRVKTLKQKFNADQLAELELKEFLASDESETDNDEADNDMEDESDKKHKKRDKYRALIQSGDGSDEDQEEGQDMEVTFNTGLEDLSKRILEKKDKKSETVWEAYLRKRREKKKARKNQSKYSSEEDSSDTDEEGMEGIEQPDDFFIEEPSVKKVNSKDYQGKKNKEEKQLQDTDREAEASKAELELLLADDKGGKKGLKGYNLKPKKAKGKKGKEVPDEDKIPTSNLDDPRFSALFTSPLFALDPTDPQFKRSAVYARQLALKPQKSGEQQLVEGENEKQAEKAQLLSDDPAMDRNEYMISDGLPERKEKYELSTLVRSIKMKSKQVQSSSNTKDKQLQPKGLKETEKPELSTLVQSAKKAKVLKK is encoded by the exons ATGGGTTCGAAAAAGAAGAGCAAGAGCAAAAACGAGATGATCGATGATCCACGGTTTGCATCCGTACACACAGACCCGAGGTTTCAGAGAGTACCGAAGAGAGAGTCGAAAGTGACAATTGACTCTCGGTTCAATCGTATGTTCACTGATAAGAATTTTGGTACATCGTCTGCTCCGGTAGATAAACGAGGCAGACCTAAGAGGCAAAAAACTGACAGTAGTCTTCGTCATTACTACCGAATCGAAGAAGAAGATACGAAAGAtgcaaagaagaagagaaaagatgagGTTTTGAGcagcgaagaagaagaagaagaaggtttgaagaagaggaaaagaaaagaagaggttTTGAGTAGTGAAGAGGAGGATGAGGAGGAAGAGAGTGGGAGTGATGAATTAGAGGATTTGGAGACGGAGAGTGATGATGATGTGGGTGGAAGTGAAGAGGAGGAGAcgagtagtagtagtagtagtagtagtgatgaggaggaggaggatatGGAGAATGTGGAG GTGGAAAATGTACCAGTAATTGAAGAAGGAACGCGGAGGCTTGCTGTTGTTAATATGGATTGGAGGCATGTCAGG GCGGTTGACTTATTCGTTGTATTACGCTCATTTCTTCCAAAAGGAGGACAAATTTTGTCTGTCAGTGTCTACCCATCTGAATTTGGACTTCAGCGTATGAAAGAGGAAGAAGTCCGTGGCCCTGTTGGCTTATTCgatgatgaaaatgagaaaagcgatgaagatgatgatgacaaTGATGAGATTGACTATGACAAGCTGCGTGCTTATGAGAAAAGTAGGCTAAG GTACTACTATGCTGTGGTGGAATGTGATTCAGTTGCAACAGCAGATTATCTTTACAAATCTTGTGATGGAGTTGAGTTTGAAAGATCTTCCAATGTGCTTGATCTCAgatttattcctgactctatgGATTTTAAACACCCACCTCGTGATGTTGCCACAGAG GCGCCTTTGGGCTATGAGGGGCTGGATTTCCATACTAAAGCACTGCAGCACAGTAACATTCCTGTTTCTTGGGATGAAGATGAACCACAGCGTGTGAAGaccttgaaacaaaaatttaatgctGACCAG CTAGCTGAATTGGAGTTGAAGGAGTTTCTAGCTTCTGATGAGAGTGAAACTGACAATGATGAAGCTGATAATGACATGGAAGATGAATCAGATAAAAAGCATAAGAAACGAGACAAGTACCGTGCTTTAATCCAGTCTGGTGATGGTTCAGATGAAGACCAAGAGGAGGGTCAGGATATGGAGGTTACTTTCAATACTGGCTTAGAGGATTTAAGCAAGCGTATCCTAgaaaagaaggataaaaaatcaGAAACTGTTTGGGAGGCATATCTCAGGAAAAGGCGTGAGAAAAAGAAGGCTCGAAAAAATCAATCCAAGTATTCTTCAGAAGAGGACAGTAGTGATACTGATGAAGAAGGAATGGAAGGGATAGAACAACCAGATGACTTCTTTATTGAAGAGCCATCAGTCAAAAAAGTTAACAGCAAGGACTACCAaggtaagaaaaacaaagaagaaaagcaaCTTCAGGATACAGATAGGGAGGCAGAGGCAAGCAAAGCAGAGCTCGAGTTACTACTTGCTGATGATAAGGGGGGCAAAAAAGGTCTGAAGGgatataatttaaaacctaaaaaGGCAAAAgggaaaaagggaaaagaagttCCTGATGAGGACAAAATACCCACTTCTAATTTGGATGACCCTCGGTTTTCTGCTCTTTTCACTTCACCTCTCTTTGCATTGGATCCCACAGATCCACAGTTCAAAAG GAGTGCAGTCTATGCAAGGCAGCTGGCACTGAAACCACAGAAGAGTGGTGAGCAACAATTGGTGGAAGGAGAGAATGAGAAACAGGCTGAAAAAGCTCAGTTGCTATCTGATGATCCTGCAATGGACAGAAATGAGTATATGATATCCGATGGTTTGCcagaaaggaaagagaagtACGAGTTATCAACATTGGTAAGATCCATCAAGATGAAGTCCAAGCAAGTTCAGTCGTCCTCCAACACCAAGGATAAACAATTGCAGCCTAAAGGGTTGAAAGAAACGGAGAAGCCTGAGCTCTCAACCTTGGTTCAATCAGCAAAGAAGgccaaagttttgaaaaaatga
- the LOC18099141 gene encoding peroxidase 64: MAFVAALCLSSVLVFSISSGADALSLNYYEKTCPDVDSIVTNAVNHAMMKDKTVPAALLRMHFHDCFIRACDASVLLNSKGNNKAEKDGPPNMSLHAFYVIDNAKKEVEASCPGVVSCADILALAARDAVVLSGGPTWDVPKGRKDGRTSRASETTRLPSPSFNIAQLQQSFSQRGLSLDDLVALSGGHTLGFSHCSSFQSRIRNFNATHDIDPSMHPSFAASLRSICPKSNRAKNAGTTMDPSSTTFDNTYFKSILQKRGLFSSDQSLLSTPKTKDLVTKFASSKANFNKAFVSSMIKMSSITGGQEVRKDCRVVN; the protein is encoded by the exons ATGGCTTTTGTTGCTGCTTTATGCTTGAGCTCGGTTCTCGTATTCTCGATATCTTCAGGAGCAGATGCACTGAGCTTGAATTACTATGAGAAAACATGCCCTGATGTCGATTCCATTGTTACGAATGCTGTCAATCATGCAATGATGAAAGACAAAACGGTCCCCGCAGCGCTACTCCGGATGCATTTCCATGACTGTTTCATAAGA GCCTGTGATGCTTCTGTTCTGCTAAATTCGAAAGGGAACAACAAAGCAGAGAAAGATGGCCCACCTAATATGTCTTTGCATGCGTTTTATGTCATTGACAACGCAAAGAAAGAAGTGGAAGCTTCATGCCCAGGAGTGGTATCATGCGCTGATATCTTGGCTTTAGCTGCAAGAGATGCAGTTGTACTT TCCGGAGGTCCAACATGGGATGtcccaaaaggaagaaaagatggGAGAACGTCAAGGGCTAGTGAAACAACACGGTTGCCTTCTCCTTCCTTTAACATAGCTCAGCTGCAGCAGAGTTTCTCTCAGAGAGGTCTGTCCCTGGATGACCTTGTGGCTCTTTCAG GTGGCCATACTTTAGGGTTTTCCCACTGCTCATCCTTCCAAAGTAGAATCCGCAATTTCAATGCCACTCATGACATAGACCCATCCATGCATCCATCGTTTGCAGCCAGCTTAAGGAGTATTTGTCCAAAATCGAACAGGGCAAAGAATGCAGGAACAACCATGGATCCCTCGTCGACAACTTTTGATAATACATATTTCAAGTCGATCCTCCAGAAAAGGGGTCTATTCTCCTCAGACCAATCTCTACTCAGCACTCCAAAGACTAAAGATTTGGTCACCAAGTTTGCTAGCTCCAAAGCCAATTTCAATAAGGCTTTTGTATCATCCATGATCAAGATGAGTAGCATCACAGGCGGTCAGGAGGTTAGGAAGGATTGTAGGGTGGTAAACTAA
- the LOC18099139 gene encoding aspartyl protease family protein 1, with amino-acid sequence MATLFSYAHSFHVRHHKFPFLFLLFLFVLIERCSGFGTFGFDIHHRFSDPVKGMFGVDGLLPVKDSVPYFQVMAQRDRVIHGRRLATSTGGDNKNNKTLLTFYYGNETYRIDGLGFLHYANVSVGTPSVSFLVALDTGSNLLWLPCDCSSCVHSLRSPSGTVDLNIYSPNTSSTSEKVPCNSTLCSQTQRDRCPSDQSNCPYQVVYLSNGTSTTGYFVQDLLHLISDDSQSKAVDAKITFGCGKVQTGSFLTGGAPNGLFGLGMSNISVPSTLAHNGYTSGSFSMCFSPNGIGRISFGDKGSTGQGETSFNQGQPRSSLYNISITQTSIGGQASDLVYSAIFDSGTSFTYLNDPAYTLIAESFNKLVKETRRSSTQVPFDYCYDISANQTELTIPAVTLVMSGGDYFNITDPIVLVQLADGSAVYCLGMIKSGDVNIIGQNFMTGHRIVFDRERMILGWKPSNCYDNMDTNTLAVSPNTAVPPATAVNPEAKQIPASSPPGGSHSPRSKPFNFTLMMTLALFFAIV; translated from the exons ATGGCGACCCTTTTCAGTTATGCTCATTCTTTTCATGTTCGTCACCACAAgtttccatttttgtttttgctgttcTTGTTTGTGCTGATAGAAAGATGTTCTGGGTTTGGAACATTCGGTTTTGATATTCATCACCGGTTTTCTGACCCGGTTAAAGGGATGTTTGGTGTTGATGGATTGTTGCCAGTGAAAGATAGTGTTCCATATTTTCAAGTTATGGCTCAACGTGATAGAGTTATTCATGGCCGTAGATTGGCTACTAGTACTGGcggtgataataaaaataataaaacactacTTACTTTCTATTACGGGAACGAGACTTATCGGATTGATGGTTTGGGATT TTTACATTATGCTAATGTTTCGGTTGGAACACCAAGTGTGTCATTTCTTGTGGCCCTAGACACTGGAAGTAACCTCTTGTGGTTGCCATGTGATTGTTCCAGTTGTGTGCATAGCCTAAGATCACCATCAGGAACG gTAGACCTCAATATCTACAGTCCGAATACATCCTCAACAAGCGAAAAGGTCCCTTGCAACAGCACCTTGTGCTCACAAACACAGCGTGATCGATGCCCTAGTGATCAGAGCAATTGTCCTTATCAAGTTGTATATCTTTCTAATGGCACTTCGACAACTGGGTACTTTGTACAGGATTTATTGCACCTGATCAGCGATGATAGTCAATCAAAAGCTGTTGATGCAAAAATTACTTTTGG TTGTGGTAAAGTTCAAACGGGTTCTTTTTTGACTGGTGGAGCTCCCAATGGCTTGTTTGGACTTGGCATGTCTAATATATCTGTGCCTAGTACTTTGGCACATAATGGATATACTTCTGGTTCATTTTCCATGTGTTTTAGCCCTAATGGGATTGGTAGAATCAGTTTTGGTGACAAAGGAAGCACAGGCCAAGGAGAAACGTCTTTCAATCAAGGGCAACCACGCAG TTCGCTTTACAACATCAGCATCACTCAAACAAGTATTGGTGGACAAGCTAGTGATCTTGTTTATAGTGCAATTTTCGATTCCGGTACCTCATTTACATACCTGAATGATCCAGCTTATACACTTATAGCGGAGAGT TTCAATAAGCTGGTAAAGGAAACACGTCGCTCATCTACTCAAGTCCCATTTGATTATTGTTATGATATAAG TGCTAATCAAACTGAGCTGACAATTCCCGCAGTGACTCTAGTAATGAGCGGTGGAGACTACTTTAACATAACAGACCCCATAGTACTAGTTCAACTTGCG GATGGTTCAGCTGTATATTGTCTCGGTATGATCAAGAGTGGAGATGTGAACATCATTGGAC AAAATTTCATGACTGGTCATCGCATAGTTTTCGATCGTGAGAGGATGATTTTGGGTTGGAAGCCATCTAACT GTTATGATAACATGGATACCAACACTCTGGCTGTATCCCCAAATACTGCAGTACCTCCTGCTACTGCAGTTAACCCAGAAGCCAAACAAATACCAGCATCATCACCTCCCGGTGGGAGTCATTCACCACGGTCCAAACCGTTTAATTTCACATTAATGATGACACTAGCTCTATTCTTTgctattgtttga
- the LOC112327642 gene encoding uncharacterized protein LOC112327642 — protein MYRLPVKSNLVDSGSDTTKKGFGDNNQPLCPKPRRLGPALPEFLKPFRCSKHCQPITDERSGILSLVADKAIDGGETICTGCSPCCYSGSPPGRTDNPLVHDVQFIHQMELLSPFTRTKLTDKFGFTSTSPI, from the exons ATGTATCGTCTACCAGTAAAAAGTAACCTAGTTGATTCAGGTTCAGACACAACCAAGAAAGGTTTTGGAGACAATAACCAACCCCTTTGTCCAAAACCCCGCCGGCTTGGACCAGCTTTACCGGAATTTCTCAAGCCCTTCAGATGTAGCAAGCATTG CCAGCCAATTACTGACGAAAGAAGTGGAATTCTGAGCCTTGTTGCTGATAAG GCAATTGATGGTGGAGAAACCATATGCACAGGGTGCTCACCATGCTGTTACTCAGGATCTCCTCCGGGAAGAACTGATAATCCATTGGTTCATGATGTTCAGTTCATTCATCAAATGGAGCTTCTTTCACCATTTACAAGAACCAAACTTACTGATAAATTTGGGTTCACCTCTACCTCTCCAATATGA